From Roseovarius sp. EL26, the proteins below share one genomic window:
- a CDS encoding DMT family transporter yields the protein MQPIKGITLKLIAVMLFIVMSSLIKAASEHVPAGQTVFYRSAFAIPVILIWLWYRQELKTGLKVQSPIGHFWRGFVGTAAMGMMFAGLGLLPLPEVTALGYAAPLMTVVFAAMFLNEKVGVFRISAVALGLVGVMIVLSPRLSTLSGPTVETGAAVGAVLVLMGALCAALAQIYIRKLVATEQTAAIVFYFSLTSTLLSLLTLPLGWVWPTQAEWVYLILAGLIGGLAQIFLTSAYRFADASVVAPFDYASMIFALLIGYFIFDEVPTKTMLLGASLVVLAGCIIIWREHQLGLQRGKARPLKTPQG from the coding sequence ATGCAACCGATCAAAGGCATCACTCTGAAACTCATCGCGGTCATGCTGTTCATCGTGATGTCGTCGCTGATCAAGGCGGCGTCTGAGCATGTGCCGGCCGGACAGACGGTGTTTTACCGATCCGCCTTTGCCATCCCGGTGATCCTGATCTGGCTGTGGTACCGGCAAGAGCTGAAGACCGGCCTGAAGGTGCAATCACCCATAGGGCATTTCTGGCGCGGGTTTGTTGGCACGGCGGCGATGGGGATGATGTTTGCCGGGCTGGGGTTGTTGCCACTGCCCGAAGTGACGGCGCTGGGCTATGCGGCGCCGTTGATGACGGTGGTGTTTGCGGCGATGTTTCTGAACGAAAAGGTCGGTGTGTTCAGAATTAGCGCGGTGGCGCTGGGTCTGGTGGGGGTGATGATTGTTCTGTCGCCAAGGCTAAGCACGTTAAGCGGACCAACGGTGGAGACCGGGGCCGCGGTAGGGGCGGTGCTGGTGTTGATGGGGGCGTTGTGTGCGGCGCTGGCGCAGATTTACATCCGCAAGCTGGTGGCAACCGAACAGACGGCGGCGATTGTGTTCTATTTCTCGCTGACCTCGACCTTGCTGTCGCTGCTGACCCTGCCATTGGGTTGGGTTTGGCCGACGCAGGCTGAATGGGTCTATCTGATTCTGGCCGGGCTGATCGGCGGGCTGGCGCAGATTTTCCTGACCTCGGCCTATCGGTTTGCCGATGCCAGCGTGGTGGCACCGTTTGATTACGCCTCGATGATATTCGCGCTGCTGATTGGCTATTTCATCTTTGACGAGGTGCCGACCAAGACCATGCTGCTGGGCGCGTCACTGGTAGTGCTGGCGGGCTGCATCATCATCTGGCGTGAGCATCAGTTGGGATTGCAACGAGGTAAGGCAAGGCCGTTGAAGACGCCGCAGGGGTAG
- a CDS encoding HNH endonuclease signature motif containing protein: MQDVEYVKAVLSENYSTERSHEIPYPALEEVIEQTPFNYIDGIVEGETPNGSKSREGQDYYWFQHEGKSILSHRFIAAVTIGKWVPRDFDVDHINHNPSDNRPSNLRVVTRRDNAGNRRRALLSDLADLEHVAEVLKERRQKQEPELEPELASNLEFRETSENDDSFAHSSDSMLTYTGETKPANDGYKWYRTNIGSWHLRRG, encoded by the coding sequence ATGCAAGACGTCGAATATGTTAAAGCCGTTCTTTCTGAGAATTATTCGACAGAACGTTCACATGAAATTCCTTATCCCGCACTTGAGGAGGTAATAGAGCAAACTCCATTCAATTACATAGATGGTATTGTTGAAGGAGAAACACCGAACGGTAGCAAAAGTCGTGAAGGCCAAGACTATTATTGGTTTCAGCACGAAGGAAAATCGATATTATCTCATCGCTTCATCGCTGCGGTTACTATCGGAAAATGGGTTCCGCGAGATTTCGATGTGGATCACATAAATCACAACCCATCTGACAACAGGCCCTCTAACTTGCGTGTCGTAACACGACGAGACAACGCGGGTAATAGACGCAGAGCACTTCTATCAGATCTAGCAGACCTCGAACATGTCGCCGAAGTACTCAAAGAGCGAAGACAAAAACAAGAGCCTGAGCTGGAGCCCGAACTAGCATCCAATTTAGAATTTCGTGAAACAAGTGAGAACGATGACAGCTTTGCCCACTCTTCAGACTCAATGTTAACTTACACAGGCGAGACAAAGCCTGCCAACGATGGCTACAAATGGTATAGAACGAATATCGGGTCGTGGCATTTACGCAGAGGTTAA
- a CDS encoding FAD-binding oxidoreductase — MKRIFPAYTYGDAPRANCYWPATADLPDVETASGTLHADIAIIGAGYTGLNAALRLSEAGEDVIVLDTHAPGWGASGRNGGFCGLGGSKASDPMLKLMFGEAARREYRLAEWEAVKHVTRTLSKHNIDVDAHSEGETVVAHTPKAFKGFEYEAKQTEADLGVTPTIIETQNMPKHGLGANFHGAMTTPIGFAINPLKYVRGLVDAATKAGVRIFGHSPVQRIDHSQGFTLTTDAAQINAKRLIVATNGYSSDDLPDWLRNRYLPTQSNILVTRPLSDDEITAQGWTSHQMCHDYRTLLHYFRLMPNKQMLFGMRGGMFSSPGADARMYKTIRRHFDTMFPAWSHVETPYSWNGLISMAQDLTPYAGPIPEMEGAYTALCYHGNGVAMGSYAGALLADQILGKTGDLLHPKVMHSPHKKFPLGRLRRATLWPVYAYAGMTGN, encoded by the coding sequence ATGAAGCGTATCTTCCCGGCCTACACCTATGGCGACGCGCCCCGCGCGAACTGCTACTGGCCAGCAACCGCAGATCTGCCCGACGTCGAAACAGCGTCGGGCACACTTCACGCTGACATCGCCATCATCGGCGCAGGCTACACCGGGCTGAATGCCGCCCTGCGACTTTCTGAGGCGGGCGAAGACGTCATCGTGCTCGATACCCACGCCCCCGGCTGGGGTGCCTCTGGTCGCAACGGCGGCTTTTGCGGGCTTGGCGGCTCCAAGGCCAGCGACCCAATGCTCAAACTGATGTTTGGCGAAGCGGCGCGCCGCGAGTACCGCCTTGCCGAATGGGAGGCGGTCAAACACGTCACCAGAACGCTCTCCAAACACAACATCGACGTTGACGCCCATTCCGAGGGCGAGACCGTCGTGGCCCACACGCCCAAAGCCTTCAAAGGCTTCGAGTACGAGGCCAAACAAACCGAGGCCGACCTTGGCGTCACCCCCACCATCATCGAAACGCAGAACATGCCGAAACACGGGCTTGGCGCAAATTTCCATGGCGCGATGACCACCCCTATCGGCTTTGCCATCAACCCGCTGAAATACGTGCGCGGATTGGTCGACGCCGCCACAAAGGCAGGCGTGCGGATCTTTGGCCACTCCCCGGTGCAGCGCATCGATCACAGCCAAGGCTTCACGCTGACCACCGACGCCGCCCAGATCAATGCCAAACGTCTGATCGTGGCCACTAACGGCTATTCCTCGGACGACCTGCCCGACTGGCTGCGCAATCGCTATCTGCCGACGCAGTCCAACATTCTGGTCACCCGCCCGCTCAGTGACGACGAAATCACCGCCCAAGGCTGGACCTCGCACCAGATGTGCCACGATTACCGCACCCTGCTGCATTACTTCCGCCTGATGCCCAACAAGCAGATGCTGTTTGGCATGCGCGGCGGCATGTTCAGCTCACCGGGCGCTGACGCCCGCATGTATAAAACCATCCGGCGACATTTTGACACCATGTTCCCGGCGTGGTCCCATGTGGAAACACCCTACAGCTGGAATGGCTTGATCAGCATGGCGCAGGATTTGACCCCCTATGCCGGGCCGATCCCGGAAATGGAAGGTGCTTATACCGCGCTCTGTTATCACGGCAATGGCGTCGCCATGGGCAGCTACGCAGGCGCACTTCTGGCCGATCAGATACTGGGAAAGACCGGAGACCTCCTCCACCCCAAAGTCATGCACAGCCCACACAAGAAATTCCCCTTGGGCCGCCTGCGCCGCGCCACCCTCTGGCCGGTCTATGCCTATGCCGGGATGACGGGGAATTAG